One Glycine max cultivar Williams 82 chromosome 8, Glycine_max_v4.0, whole genome shotgun sequence genomic window, GTACTTTTGCACCTAGTAGAGTgctctattgttttttttttcttccccccTCATGCCCCATCAAATCTATTGAGCTTTTAACTTTCTTTCTGGAGTGTATTTGTATATACTACTATCTCATATATACATCTTTTATTGTGCAGGTTGCTTGCAGATCCTGCATTCTTATATAGGTTTCTATTGGAGGAGGCTGCAACAGTAGGTTGCTCATTGTGGTGGGAGATAAAAACTCGGAAAGACAGGTGTGTTatgtatttaaaatgatttggaagTTTGTCTGGTGTTCTTAATGATGAATTAGAGTACTAATTGTTAACTTCAATTTGACTATAGGATAAAGCAGGAGTGGGATCTTGCACTCATGAACGTGATGACAGCAGCAGCATGCAATGCACTAGTCGTGTGGTCCCTTGCTCCTTGTCGATCATATGGGAACACTTTTCGGTTTGACTTACAAAATACATTGCAGAAGCTTCCAAACAATATATTTGAAAAGAGCTATCCACTTCGGGAATTTGACTTGCAAAAGAGAATTCAATGCTTTTTGTTCAAGGCTGCTGAGTTGTGCATGGTTGGTTTGAGTGCTGGTGCAGTACAGGGTGCGTTGTCAAACTCTTTGGCTAGTAAAAAGGAGGGGAGGTAAGCAGGGTTGAAACCCAACTTATGTTCAATAGCATTCAATTCATTTAATTGTTTAATACTATAGTTTTACCCATGGTTGGTTAAATTATGAGTgctatattaattttatctttgcaTATGTTGTTCCTGAATTGTCTGCAGATTATCTGTGACAGTCCCAAGTGTGAGCAGTAATGCTCTTGGTTATGGTGCTTTTCTTGGAATTTATGCTAACCTGAGATATCAACTGTTATGTGGGTTTGATAGAGCAATGATGACCCATTTTGACGTCATTGGAGTTGCCTTGTTCTTCAGCACAGCATTCAGGTGGTGCTTTTTTCCCGATCAAATGAGTTGTTCATCAACAATGTCGAATTTGTTTTAGCAAAAGTTACCAATAGTTTTATATGGTAGGGGAAGAAAACATTTTATAGAAGCtgtttttttagtgtttattctGAATTTTATGCAGGGTCTTGAACGTTCAATTAGGAGAGACCTCTAAGCGTGCCTGGCTTGGAGTTGAGGCAGATCCACTGGCTCAGTCGGATGACCTCTTGAAAGTTTATAACAGGACTTCTGAGAATGTAGAAAAGTCATCCTCAAAATGGTTTATATCAAAGAATGCGGTTGTTTCTGGGCTTGGACTCCTAGGCATCAAACAAAGGAATGCAGACGGGTCTGGTTCAGAATCTTCAGCTCCTAAATCTCGCCGGAAAAGGATTGTTCGGAAGAAGGTTGCAGCGGGTTCTGCTTAGTATCTTCTGATGTAAACGTGGTCATAGTCCAATTTTGCCGTTTGCTTCTTCTGGAGGGTCATTTGTGGTTTACTGGCTGCTTCACCAAGTCCGGGGGGTAATTAGTGGACCAAGATTTTTCATCACATTGAgggttttgtttttaaattttgttaggaATTCTTATATTGATCCTTTTGTGTTTTGCTATCTGATTCTGTACTAGTATATATTttgaatcttttaaataaagtagagcaagtattttttttttcttttacctaTTGGTCGAAACACCCACGTCCATATAAACCTTAATCGAGAGTCGCGTATAGTTCTTATACTCTTTTATCTCGAGTCTGTTTATTCTTGTCTATTGTTCTTGGCAGTGAGAACATATatcaataaaacaattaaaaatcagTCTGATAGATGCATTAAAAAATTTGGtcatatatttgtatataaatgaGAAATGAGAGAAGCATTTCGAAAGATAGAATCAGACACCTTTTTAGACAATATTTCcacattttctttcatctttattaATTACGAATTTACGATTCCTTATCCTAATTTAAATTGAACAACACGGTTCCAGGGAAGTTCTGTCCAACAAAAATCTCGACCAATAGCTATATTCTCTCATGGCTGGAGATTAGGTAGAGACAAAATTGGGCAAGAGATATGGGGTAGTTTTTATGATGCTTTGGGGAATGAATTTAATATCCATCTATCGAGAATGAGTTTGATGTCAGCACTGGAATGGTGGCTGGTATACCATCCCAGCATCCAGAAGTTCTCATGGAAGCCTCCTCACACCCCTTTCTCCTCCCCTCTCTTCCTTAGTCTCTCCATCCTCAGCTACCTCTCCCTCACCCTCCTCCTCACCCTCCTCCCTCTCCCACCCTTCCCACACCGCCTCCTGAAGCCCATCACCGCCCTCCAcaacctcctcctcctcctcctctcccTCCTCATGCTCCTGGGCTGCTCCCTCACCCTCCTCATCCACACCCCTCACCTCCGCTGGGCCGTCTGCTTCCCACCCCACACCAATCCCACCGGGCCCCTCTTCTTCTGGGCCTACATCTTCTACCTCTCCAAAATCCTCGAATTCCTCGACACGCTCTTCATCGTCCTCTCCCGCTCCTTCCGACGCCTCTCCTTCCTCCACGTCTACCACCACGCCACCGTCCTCCTCATGTGCTACCTCTGGCTCCAAACCTCCCAATCCCTCTTCCCCGTCGCGCTCCTCACCAATGCCTCCGTCCACGTCATCATGTACGGTTACTACTTCCTCAGCGCCCTCGGCATCCGCCCCTCCTGGAAGCGCGCCGTCACCGACTGCCAGATCATCCAGTTCGTCTTCAGCTTCGCAATTTCGGGTCTCATGCTCCACTACCACTTCTCC contains:
- the LOC100805854 gene encoding protein RETICULATA-RELATED 1, chloroplastic, which produces MLPALSQFKVNHVGVGFNSSPNPIPMLPALRRSRCVVLFRLRSYSSTDFKITAHVETDSTVHLERCFNAPVASHLPSISMKGGQYGAFGAVTLEKSKLDMSQKQTRSSPELDIGGGGGDIGKKINHGGGDGGDDDGDDDDYFDDFDDGDEGDEGGLFRRRILFEELFDRKFVDAVLNEWQKTMMDLPAGLRQAYEMGLVSSAQMVKFLAINARPTTSRFISRTLPQALSRSFIGRLLADPAFLYRFLLEEAATVGCSLWWEIKTRKDRIKQEWDLALMNVMTAAACNALVVWSLAPCRSYGNTFRFDLQNTLQKLPNNIFEKSYPLREFDLQKRIQCFLFKAAELCMVGLSAGAVQGALSNSLASKKEGRLSVTVPSVSSNALGYGAFLGIYANLRYQLLCGFDRAMMTHFDVIGVALFFSTAFRVLNVQLGETSKRAWLGVEADPLAQSDDLLKVYNRTSENVEKSSSKWFISKNAVVSGLGLLGIKQRNADGSGSESSAPKSRRKRIVRKKVAAGSA
- the LOC100806377 gene encoding elongation of fatty acids protein A, with the protein product MSLMSALEWWLVYHPSIQKFSWKPPHTPFSSPLFLSLSILSYLSLTLLLTLLPLPPFPHRLLKPITALHNLLLLLLSLLMLLGCSLTLLIHTPHLRWAVCFPPHTNPTGPLFFWAYIFYLSKILEFLDTLFIVLSRSFRRLSFLHVYHHATVLLMCYLWLQTSQSLFPVALLTNASVHVIMYGYYFLSALGIRPSWKRAVTDCQIIQFVFSFAISGLMLHYHFSGSGCSGIWGWCFNAVFNASLLALFVDFHLKSYAKKRTLNKDS